In Callospermophilus lateralis isolate mCalLat2 chromosome 18, mCalLat2.hap1, whole genome shotgun sequence, one DNA window encodes the following:
- the LOC143384270 gene encoding vomeronasal type-1 receptor 2-like, protein MVMGLMFLSQIVVGILGNFSLLYYHLILFCNEYTLRSRDLILRHLVIANSLVLLSRGIPQAMTAFGVKYFLSDFVCKLILYIHRVGRSVSIFITCLFSVFQNITISPMNSCWKDLKGRAPKYIGFSISLCWVLYMVVNSIFPLYMLSKNTTEKRDYGYCSSVNRYRITDSVYAALFVFPEMVLSLLMIWSSGSMVLLLYRHKQRVQHIHTIKVPTRTSPESRATQRILVLVGTFVTFHTLSSLIHLYIALFSNLIWWVVDTNDLISLCFPTVSPFLLMSHKSTVSKLSRLCLVCIKN, encoded by the coding sequence ATGGTTATGGGACTGATGTTCTTATCACAGATTGTAGTAGGAATCCTGGGAAATTTCTCTCTGCTTTATTATCATTTAATTCTTTTCTGCAATGAGTACACCCTGAGGTCCAGAGATTTGATTCTCAGGCACCTGGTCATAGCCAACTCCTTGGTACTTCTCAGTAGAGGAATTCCCCAGGCAATGACAGCTTTTGGGGTGAAATATTTCCTCAGTGATTTTGTATGCAAACTAATTTTGTATATACACCGAGTGGGCAGGAGTGTGTCCATTTTCATCACCTGCCTCTTCAGCGTCTTCCAGAACATCACCATCAGCCCCATGAACTCCTGTTGGAAGGATCTCAAAGGAAGAGCTCCAAAGTACATTGGCTTCTCCATTTCCCTCTGCTGGGTACTGTACATGGTGGTGAATTCCATTTTTCCTCTCTATATGCTCAGCAAAAACACAACAGAGAAAAGAGATTATGGTTACTGTTCTTCTGTAAATCGTTATAGAATCACAGACTCAGTATATGCAGCATTGTTTGTATTTCCTGAAATGGTATTGTCCTTGCTCATGATTTGGTCCAGTGGCTCCATGGTACTCCTTCTGTACAGGCACAAGCAGAGGGTTCAGCATATCCACACCATCAAAGTTCCCACCAGAACCTCCCCTGAGTCCAGAGCCACCCAGAGAATCCTTGTCCTGGTGGGCACCTTTGTGACTTTCCACACCCTCTCCTCCCTAATACATTTATACATTGCTCTATTTTCCAACCTCATTTGGTGGGTGGTGGACACCAATGACCTGATTTCACTGTGTTTTCCCACTGTCAGCCCCTTTCTTCTCATGAGCCATAAATCCACTGTATCCAAACTATCCAGGCTCTGCTTGGTctgcataaaaaattaa